The Chelonoidis abingdonii isolate Lonesome George chromosome 9, CheloAbing_2.0, whole genome shotgun sequence genome has a segment encoding these proteins:
- the GLIS2 gene encoding zinc finger protein GLIS2, with the protein MHSLDEPLDLKISISKLRAAREKRTLGSTKHRALHRELKSQDDGATAMGPGSPDSPLAGPLLPSKYHDKRDARFSLTPLLDLSLSPPSGPDSPGGSTSLSPERQGSGDLPMAPTLHDFPSLRYIDGLPSSFQFFLPLGSGGALHLPASAFLTPAKEKRLSPELPLPQQLVCRWAKCNQLFDLLQDLVDHVNDFHVKPEKDAGYCCHWEGCARHGRGFNARYKMLIHIRTHTNEKPHRCPTCNKSFSRLENLKIHNRSHTGEKPYMCPYEGCSKRYSNSSDRFKHTRTHYVDKPYYCKMPGCHKRYTDPSSLRKHIKAHGHFVSHEQQELLKLQQPPKTPVASAEVPYVNGAQLIIPNPAALFGGHALPGLGASLPIPLAPGPLDLSTLACGTMSSAALPGLPSPVLSLNGAPLNLAKSPLLASPFGAGGLGLPVVSLLAGKTDVEKCQMDDTRVAKAGKAQGLKSRKDSCDRTERARLRHAPESLPLLPGTVLDLSTGVSSMGSSEALPPGWVVIPPGSVLLKPAVVN; encoded by the exons ATGCACTCCCTGGACGAGCCCCTTGACCTCAAGATCAGCATCTCCAAGCTGCGGGCGGCGCGGGAGAAGCGGACGCTGGGCAGCACCAAGCACCGGGCCTTGCACCGCGAGCTCAAGAGCCAGGATGATGGTGCCACGGCGATGGGCCCCGGCTCGCCTGACTCCCCGCTGGCCG GTCCCCTGCTGCCCTCCAAGTACCACGACAAACGGGACGCTCGCTTCTCCTTGACGCCCCTGCTGGACCTCAGCCTGTCGCCCCCGTCTGGCCCGGACTCCCCCGGCGGCAGCACCTCGCTGTCCCCTGAGCGGCAGGGCAGCGGGGACCTGCCCATGGCCCCTACCCTCCAT GATTTCCCATCCCTGCGCTACATCGACGGCCTCCCGAGCtccttccagttcttcctgcccCTGGGCTCAGGCGgtgccctgcacctgccagcctCGGCCTTCCTCACCCCTGCCAAGGAGAAGCGCCTCTCCCCAGAGCTGCCTCTGCCGCAGCAGCTGGTGTGTCGCTGGGCCAAG TGTAACCAGCTCTTCGACCTGCTCCAAGACCTGGTGGATCACGTCAACGACTTCCACGTCAAACCGGAGAAGGACGCGGGTTACTGCTGCCACTGGGAGGGCTGCGCGCGCCATGGCCGGGGCTTCAATgccag GTACAAGATGCTGATCCACATTCGCACCCACACCAATGAGAAGCCTCATCGCTGCCCAACCTGCAACAAGAGCTTCTCCAGGCTGGAAAACCTTAAAATCCACAACCGCTCGCACACAG GCGAGAAACCCTACATGTGCCCCTACGAGGGCTGCAGCAAGCGCTACTCCAACTCCAGCGACCGCTTCAAGCACACGCGCACCCACTACGTGGATAAGCCCTACTACTGCAAGATGCCCGGCTGTCACAAGCGCTACACGGACCCCAGCTCACTGCGCAAGCACATCAAGGCCCATGGCCACTTTGTGTCCCacgagcagcaggagctgctcaAACTCCAGCAGCCTCCCAAGACCCCCGTAGCCTCGGCGGAAGTGCCTTACGTCAACGGGGCGCAGCTCATCATCCCCAACCCGGCCGCCCTCTTTGGCGGGCACGCGCTGCCCGGCCTGGGCGCCTCTCTGCCCATCCCCCTGGCCCCGGGCCCGCTGGACCTCAGCACCCTGGCCTGTGGCACCATGAGCTCTGCCGCACTGCCGGGGCTGCCCAGCCCCGTGCTGTCCCTCAATGGGGCGCCACTCAACTTGGCCAAGAGCCCCTTGCTGGCATCTCCCTTCGGGGCCGGCGGGCTGGGGCTGCCAGTGGTGTCCCTGCTTGCTGGAAAGACAGACGTGGAGAAGTGCCAGATGGACGACACCAGGGTGGCCAAAGCGGGCAAAGCTCAGGGGCTCAAGAGCCGCAAAGACTCGTGTGATAGGACTGAGCGGGCCCGGCTCAGGCATGCTCCGGAGAGCCTGCCACTGCTGCCTGGCACAGTGCTGGACCTGTCCACCGGTGTGAGCTCCATGGGCAGCTCTGAGGCCTTGCCGCCTGGCTGGGTGGTGATCCCCCCGGGCTCCGTCTTGCTGAAGCCGGCCGTGGTGAACTGA